In the genome of Palaemon carinicauda isolate YSFRI2023 chromosome 15, ASM3689809v2, whole genome shotgun sequence, one region contains:
- the LOC137654305 gene encoding uncharacterized protein: MAPKSLSSSEGHSTNALQTQARYKGLFTYHTAPTSRGYCILFTLVSGILMITMGSVFYHVILIRPMSGTYPLHTPSMPLACSLIAMGVLLIFLSIGVTWKFGFDDGDNSLEDDSCSLTKDDALDQSHQQISQKNPPV, from the exons ATGGCCCCTAAGAGCCTTTCCTCGAGTGAAGGGCATAGCACAAATGCCCTTCAGACTCAGGCGAGATACAAGGGCCTCTTCACCTACCACACGGCTCCCACATCGCGCGGCTATTGCATCCTCTTCACCTTGGTCAGTGGCATCCTCATGATCACGATGGGGTCTGTTTTCTATCACGTGATCCTCATCCGCCCCATGAGTGGGACGTACCCGCTGCATACCCCTTCAATGCCCCTGGCATGTAGCCTTATAGCCATGGGCGTCCTCTTGATCTTTCTGAGTATAGGAGTTACTTGGAA GTTTGGGTTTGACGATGGAGATAATTCCCTGGAGGACGACTCGTGTTCCCTCACTAAGGATGACGCCCTTGACCAAAGCCACCAGCAGATCTCCCAGAAGAATCCTCCTGTATGA